The sequence GCGCCGCACCGTCACCGAGCACCAGCGTGACGTTGACCGCGAGCAACGGCTCACGCAGCACGAGCACCCGGTCGGCGACCTCGACGAAGCGGCCGGTCATGACGGCTGGCTGGCGCGTTCGACGAATCGGTGCCGGTCGACCAGAACCCGCTCCACCCGCCCCTCGGCCACGGTCTGCCCACCCTCGGTGACGGTGATCTCGAACACCAGCCGGCGCCGGTCGACCGTGGTCAGCCGCGCCCGGGCGGTCACCGTCCGGCCCACCGGGGTGGCGGCCCGGTGATCCAGCTCCACCCGGGTGCCCACGGTGGTGGACCCGGCGGGCAGGTGCCGGGCGGTCGCCGCCACGGTCGCCGCCTCGGCCAGCGCGAGCACCCGAGGGGTGCCGAGCACCGGGACGTCGCCGGAGCCGACCGCCTGGGCGGTGTCGGCGTCGGTGACGGTCAACTCGACCCGGGCGGCCAGACCCGGTGTCAGGGCCTGATCCGGCTGCACCTGCATGGCCACAGCGTAGGTGCTCGCGGTGGCCCGGGCCACGCGGGCGGCAAGATGGGCCCGCCGGGACGACGCCACAGGTGATCCTGCGTTGGGTGGCCCGCCACACGTCGTTAACCTTGTCCGCGATGTCTGCCGCGACCGATCCCCAGCACCCGGCTCCGACCGAGCCGCCCACCTCACCCGACGGTGGTCGCCGCCGGGTGATCGCGATGTCGGTCTGGGGCGCCGCCTTCGTCGCGGGCTGGCTCGTCATCGGTCTGCCCACCGACCCGGTGTACGCGTTCTTCTGGATCTGGGCCGGCACCGTCGCCTGGAACTCCGCCCGACCGTGGCGCAGCCACCTGCGCTTCGCGCGGGACTGGGTGCCGGTGGTGGTGCTGCTGGTCGCCTACAACCTGTCGCGCGGTTTCGCCTACCACGACGGGACGGTCCCGCACACGTACGAGCTGATCCTGGCGGACCGGCTGATGTTCGGCTGGGCCATGGACGGCCAGGTGCCGACGGTCTGGTTGCAGCAGCACCTCTACCAGCCCGAGGTGCGGTGGTGGGACGTCCTGGTCAGCTGGGTGTACTTCTCGCACTTCGTGGCCGCGCTGGCCGCCGCCGCGGTGCTCTGGATGCGTGAGCGCAGCCGGTGGGCGGCGTTCATGCGCCGGTGGGCGTTCCTCTGCGCCACCGGTCTGGTCACCTACTTCCTCTACCCGGCCGCGCCCCCGTGGTGGGCGGCGCAGAACGGCCTGATCGAGGAGGTCGCGCGGATCTCCACCCGCGGATGGAAGGCGTTCGGCATGCACGGCGCCGGCAACCTGCTCAACGCCGGGCAGCTGGCCTCGAACCCGGTGGCCGCGATGCCGTCGCTGCACACCGCCTTCGCGCTGTTCGTGGTGCTGTTCTTCCTGCGCGGTGTGCGGCGCCGGTGGTGGCCGCTGCTGCTGGCGTACCCGCTGGCGATGACCTTCACGCTGGTCTACAGCGGCGAGCACTACGTCATCGACGTGCTGGTCGGCTGGGCGTACGTCGGGATGGCCTTCCTGGCCGTCGGCCTGGCCGAACGATGGTGGGCCCGGCGGCGCGACCGGCGGGCGTCGACCGGATCGCCCGCCGCGGCGGCGACCCCGCCGAGCCGTCCACGATCTCCGCCACCCGCTGACCCTCGGGTGCCGCGCCGGCCACGGGCTGCCGCGGTCAGGTGGTATTGCGGGCGGCGTGGCCGCGGGCGGTCAGTTCCGCCGCCAGCGCCCAGGCGTCGGCGAGATCCCGGTCCACCGCCGCCGCGCCGGCCCCGCCGGCGGTGTCCACGTGCACGGTGGCCAGCCGCAGCAGCCGCTGAAGCGGGCCCTGCACCACCCGGACGCTCTGGAACCGGGCGTACGGCACCATCGTCAGCTGGCGGGTGAGCAGGCCGGAGCGGACGGCGAAGACCTGCTCGGCCAGGCCGGCACCGATGACCCCGTTGCTCAGCGGGTTGACCCAGCGGGCCCGGCTCGGTGGCGGGCTCAGCGGCAACGACGCCAGGGTGACCCCGGGTAGCACC is a genomic window of Micromonospora tarapacensis containing:
- a CDS encoding thioesterase family protein, with the translated sequence MQVQPDQALTPGLAARVELTVTDADTAQAVGSGDVPVLGTPRVLALAEAATVAATARHLPAGSTTVGTRVELDHRAATPVGRTVTARARLTTVDRRRLVFEITVTEGGQTVAEGRVERVLVDRHRFVERASQPS